The Zonotrichia albicollis isolate bZonAlb1 chromosome 6, bZonAlb1.hap1, whole genome shotgun sequence genome window below encodes:
- the BET1L gene encoding BET1-like protein isoform X1, whose translation MERRGSRAGEHPPAAGGATLAGQSPSAMEDLLDVENKRMADSLASKVTRLKSLALDIDKDAEEQNRYLDGMDSDFLSVTGLLTGSVKRFSGMARSGRDNRRLLLAVSVALVLIFFILYYLVSRAGT comes from the exons ATGGAGCGGCGAGGCAGCCGGGCGGGAGAGCATCCTCCGGCCGCAGGCGGAGCTACCTTGGCAG GGCAGAGTCCGAGCGCCATGGAGGACCTGCTGGACGTGGAGAACAAGCGGATGGCCGACAGCCTGGCCAGCAAGGTCACCAGGCTGAAGTCG ctggctctgGATATTGACAAGGATGCTGAGGAACAGAACCGCTACCTGGATGGCATG GACTCGGATTTCCTGAGCGTGACCGGGCTGCTGACGGGCAGCGTGAAGCGCTTCTCGGGCATGGCGCGCTCCGGCCGCGACAACCGccggctgctcctggctgtgtccgTGGCCCTCGTCCTCATCTTCTTCATCCTCTActacctggtgtcccgggcgggGACCTGA
- the INCENP gene encoding inner centromere protein, translated as MAAKAAAVAMGYAELAARTMELPSEGDRRLAQFLRQVDETDMVWLDEIYEEAVKMFVSNYSEELELMPKTPSQKKRQRRKRLSALQEEQESGRKRLSRRRNGSSRPSVRSPQQLKNKANLELSRAEDKEDSPPQRVTRARAAASAISAKVVPETPTALQAAGKDGCVEADLVGAAVPLQRSRAKPAELLPTSSGSHSPEEHGAPKSPVVPTTPELVVLCTPEPQPGRAANVTIILSPGTGLKEGDGSPWDHSQAQEPSQPQRSSPGTPTGSRLSRRSVRRSLMGKPSLSRRTSLAEKYSLASKRESMIRASTARAAGKKRATQRRSVSSSSVDASSSISVPEDEETVVKTGPPPGPSTPSKLEFQNPRMSLRSHTVSKHGQPQEQNSSENNLNKNGGTLEPPQSARRKPSYKRAVDERYDHQQAEEGGLSPLRKKTPSPVLPASKVARPFKTFLHTVQKNQLLMTPSSVGRNGVIKSFIRYNTPLQADPKEKERQKLETLRKKQEAEQLRRQKVEEERKRRLGEAKLKREERLRKVLQARERAEEMEKERKRKIEQKIALFDEKSEKAREERLAEEKIKKRVAARKMEEAEARRRQEEEARRQRALQQEEERRRRELMQRRREEEQERARRIAEQRQAELERERQLAAERELERKREQERIQAEKLREQQERAARLQKEEAAAKERLRMEMEKKEREQKMLAEKKRQEEEQKKLSEEQKAKDNARAPLQENKENSPACNSYEMTPQSRKEFKVPLTSSNDYGMDLNSDDSTDDESQPRKPVPAWATGNLLSQAVVRQYYNPPDLDALFGAIPSPKLEDIFQKRKPRYFKRTSSAVWHSPPSVAAKPALGLPYGLKKP; from the exons ATGGCGGCGAAGGCGGCCGCGGTGGCGATGGGGTATGCGGAGCTCGCGGCGCGGACCATGGAGCTGCCCTCAGAGGGTGACCGGCGTCTGGCCCAGTTCCTGCGGCAGGTGGACGAGACCGATATGGTGTGGCTGGATGAGATTTACGAGGAGGCAGTCAAGATGTTTGTCAG CAACTACAGCGAGGAGCTCGAGCTGATGCCCAAGACGCCGTCGCAGAAGAAACGGCAGCGGAGGAAGCGGCTGTCGGCCTTACAGGAAGAGCAAGAGTCCGGCAGGAAGCG CCTCTCCAGGAGGAGGAACGGCAGCAGCAGACCTTCTGTGCGATCTCCTCAGCAACTCAAGAACAAAGCAAACCTGGAACTCAGCAGGGCCGAGGACAAGGAAGACTCTCCACCGCAGCGTGTGACACGGGCccgggctgcagcctctgccatAAGCGCCAAGGTGGTTCCTGAGACCCCTactgccctgcaggcagcagggaaggatgGCTGTGTGGAAGCTGACCTCGTTGGTGCTGCAGTGCCTctccagaggagcagggcaaagccggcagagctgctccccacGAGCTCAGGGAGCCACTCTCCCGAGGAACACGGCGCTCCCAAATCACCAGTGGTGCCCACAACCCCTGAGCTGGTGGTGCTCTGTACTCCCgagccacagccaggcagggcagccaATGTCACCATCATCctgagcccagggacagggctgaAGGAGGGGGATGGCTCCCCATGGGACCACAGCCAGGCTCAGGAGccctcacagccccagaggagcagcccagggactCCGACCGGCTCCAGGCTCAGCCGCCGCTCCGTGCGCCGCAGCCTGATGGGCAAACCCTCCCTGAGCCGCAGGACCTCCCTGGCAGAGAAATACTCCCTGGCCAGCAAGAGGGAGAGCATGATCCGGGCATCCACCGCCAGGGCAGCGGGCAAGAagagggcgactcagaggagatCCGTGTCCTCCAGCTCTGTGGATG CCTCCAGCTCCATAAGTGTGCCAGAGGATGAGGAAACCGTTGTCAAAACTGG GCCTCCTCCTGGACCCTCCACCCCCTCCAAGCTG GAATTCCAAAACCCTCGGATGTCCCTTCGCTCCCACACAGTCAGCAAACAcgggcagccccaggagcagaacAGCAGTG AAAACAACTTAAATAAGAATGGGGGAACCCTGGAGCCACCCCAGAGTGCCAG GAGGAAGCCAAGCTACAAGAGAGCCGTGGATGAGCGCTACGACCACCAGCAGGCAGAGGAGGGAGGGCTGTCTCCTCTGAGAAAAAAGACTCCATCCCCAGTCCTCCCAGCCAGCAAG GTGGCGCGTCCGTTCAAAACGTTCCTGCACACTGTGCAGAAGAACCAGCTCCTCATGACacccagctctgtggggaggaATGGAGTCATAAAATCCTTCATCAGGTACAAcacccctctccaggctgatcCCAAG GAGAAGGAGAGGCAGAAGCTGGAGACTCTGCGGAAGAAGCAAGAAGCTGAGCAGCTGAGAAGGCAAAaggtggaggaggagaggaaacgGCGACTCGGAGAGGCAAAGCT GAAGCGCGAGGAGCGCCTGCGCAAGGTGCTGCAAGCCCGGGAGCGGGCGGAGGAGAtggagaaggagaggaagaggaagattgAGCAGAAGATTGCGCTCTTTGATGAGAAGAGCGAGAAG GCGAGGGAagaaaggctggcagaggagaagATCAAGAAGAGAGTGGCTGCCAGGAAAATGGAGGAAGCTGAGGCCCGGCGCAGACAAGAGGAGGAGGCCAGGAGAcaaagagctctgcagcag GAGGAGGAGCGGCGGCGCAGGGAGCTGAtgcagaggaggagggaagaggagcaggagcgTGCCCGGAGGATCGCTGAGCAGAGGCAGGCGGAACTGGAGCGCGAGAGACAGCTGGCTGCAgagagagagctggagaggaagaGGGAGCAGGAGCGGATCCAGGCAGAAAA gctcagggagcagcaggagagggcTGCCCGCCTGCAGAAGGAAGAAGCGGCTGCTAAGGAGCGACTGCGGATGGaaatggagaagaaggag AGGGAACAGAAGATGCTGGCGGAGAAGaagaggcaggaggaagagcagaagaAACTGTCAGAGGAGCAAAAGGCCAAAGACAATGCCCGGGCACCACTCCAGGAGAACAAGGAG AATTCCCCTGCCTGCAACTCGTATGAGATGACTCCTCAGAGCAGGAAGGAATTCAAGGTGCCTTTGACAAGCTCCAATGACTATGGGATGGACCTGAACAGCGACGACTCGACAGATGATGAGAGCCAGCCACGCaagcctgtccctgcctgggccaCTG GGAacctgctcagccaggctgtggTCCGGCAGTACTACAACCCCCCCGACCTGGATGCGCTGTTTGgggccatccccagccccaaGCTGGAGGACATCTTCCAGAAGAGGAAACCCCGCTACTTCAAGCGCACCAGCTCGGCCGTGTGGCACTCCCCGCCCTCCGTGGCGGCCaagccagccctggggctgccctacGGCCTCAAGAAGCCCTGA
- the BET1L gene encoding BET1-like protein isoform X2, which translates to MAERGRGQSPSAMEDLLDVENKRMADSLASKVTRLKSLALDIDKDAEEQNRYLDGMDSDFLSVTGLLTGSVKRFSGMARSGRDNRRLLLAVSVALVLIFFILYYLVSRAGT; encoded by the exons ATGGCGGAGCGGGGCCGAG GGCAGAGTCCGAGCGCCATGGAGGACCTGCTGGACGTGGAGAACAAGCGGATGGCCGACAGCCTGGCCAGCAAGGTCACCAGGCTGAAGTCG ctggctctgGATATTGACAAGGATGCTGAGGAACAGAACCGCTACCTGGATGGCATG GACTCGGATTTCCTGAGCGTGACCGGGCTGCTGACGGGCAGCGTGAAGCGCTTCTCGGGCATGGCGCGCTCCGGCCGCGACAACCGccggctgctcctggctgtgtccgTGGCCCTCGTCCTCATCTTCTTCATCCTCTActacctggtgtcccgggcgggGACCTGA
- the VPS51 gene encoding vacuolar protein sorting-associated protein 51 homolog isoform X2, giving the protein MAAATAGSGAGSGAAGSPEATGGSTGGGGWRRPHGPLQRYYGPSTAEAAEAPPDPTDINGPHFDPEVFMTKVRSECPLGQLLAREAALSREIRALDSDMQTLLYENYNKFISATDTIRKMKVDFRHMEAEMDDLAANMAAISASSARVSAALQDRHRRGAQLAGVQALLRKLQALVEVPGRLRRWAGTEPARALRCHARARAVLRHYRHLPSFRAIEDESHAIMAELAQRLRTRLREETLDPKELTECVEMLLQLEEPAEELSEEFLSQAGARLEAELAALEAELPAADLSGTATTPLPPASDILDFVDRGSSAFVGTLCQLAGSYRALFGGDTGRLEPFAAALATRYFALLERRLSLERGLGDTSLLTFFLGCLGDVRQALAAPRPPGKEGPGLPDLLATLAASVLGQLKAVLAYVQLFTARDVAFASLPYFKGEFCVTAVREGLVVAFVRWLCRTARGFADGPAERGAPAAPPALLLLLARLCLDYENSTISYILTLTDEQFPPQDSGPAVTPGPALCAEARAAAQRLLDHYVQVQGAAVAQMLRKSVETRDWLGTVEPRNVRAVMKRVVEDITAIDVQVGQLFEEGVRRAQSSDSSRRAFSVYSSSRAPGRYAPSYTPSAPMDTHLLSNIQKLFSERIDIFSPVEFNKVSVLTGIIKISLKTLLECVRLRTLGRFGLQQVQVDGHYLQLYLWRFASDERVVQGLLDEVAASAAHRCLDPVPMEHSVVELICERG; this is encoded by the exons ATGGCGGCGGCGAcagcggggagcggggccgggagcggggccgcgggcAGCCCCGAGGCCACCGGCGGCAGCACCGGGGGCGGCGGGTGGCGGCGTCCCCACGGGCCGCTCCAGCGCTACTATGGCCCGTCCACTGCCGAGGCGGCCGAGGCGCCCCCGGACCCCACCGACATCAACGGGCCCCACTTCGACCCGGAGGTGTTCATGACCAAG GTGCGCAGTGAGTGtcccctggggcagctcctggcccgCGAGGCCGCACTGAGCCGGGAGATCCGCGCCCTGGACAGCGACATGCAGACCCTGCTGTATGAGAACTACAACAAGTTCATCTCCGCCACTG ACACCATCCGGAAGATGAAGGTGGATTTCCGGCACATGGAGGCAGAGATGGACGACCTGGCGGCCAACATGGCGGCCATCAGCGCCTCGAGCGCCCGCGTCAGCGCCGCGCTGCAGGACCGGCACCGCCGCGGCGCCCAGCTGGCCG GGGTGCAGGCGCTGCTGCGGAAGCTGCAGGCGCTGGTGGAGGTGCCGGGGCGGCTGCGGCGCTGGGCGGGCACGGAGCCGGCGCGGGCCCTGCGCTGCCACGCCCGTGCCCGCGCCGTGCTGCGCCACTACCGGCACCTGCCCTCCTTCCGCGCCATCGAGGACGAGAGCCACGCCATCATGGCCGAGCTGGCCCAGCGCCTGCGCACACGCCTCCG GGAGGAGACGCTGGACCCCAAGGAACTCACCGAGTGCGtggagatgctgctgcagctggaggagccGGCCGAGGAGCTGAGCGAGGAGTTCCTGAGCCAGGCGGGCGCGCGCCTCGAGGCCGAGCTGGCGGCGCTGGAGGCCGAGCTGCCCGCGGCCGACCTCTCGGGCACGGCCACCACGCCGCTGCCGCCCGCCTCCGACATCCTGGACTTCGTGGACCGCGGCAGCTCAGCCTTCGTGGGCACGCTGTGCCAGCTGGCCGGCTCGTACCGCGCGCTCTTCGGCGGGGACACGGGGCGCCTGGAGCCCTTCGCCGCCGCGCTGGCCACCCGCTACTTCGCGCTGCTGGAGCGGCGGCTGTCGCTGGAGCGCGGCCTGGGCGACACCTCCCTGCTG ACCTTCTTCCTGGGCTGCCTGGGTGACGTGCGCCAGGCGCTGGCTGCCCCTCGGCCCCCTGGCAAGGAGGGGCCCGGCCTGCCCgacctgctggccacgctgGCTGCCTCCGTGCTGGGCCAGCTCAAGGCCGTGCTGGCCTACGTGCAGCTCTTCACCGCCAGGGACGTCGCCTTCGCCAGCCTGCCCTACTTCAAG GGAGAGTTCTGTGTGACAGCAGTGCGTGAGGGACTGGTGGTGGCCTTTGTGCGCTGGCTGTGCCGCACCGCCCGTGGCTTCGCTGATGGCCCGGCTGAGAGGGGAGCTCCCGCTGCCCCcccggccctgctgctgctcctcgcCCGTCTCTGCCTGGACTACGAGAACTCCACCATCAGCTACATCCTCACCCTCACTGATGAGCAGTTCCCGCCCCAG GACTCGGGGCCGGCGGTGACGCCGGGGCCGGCGCTGTGTGCGGAGGCGCGGGCGGCGGCGCAGCGGCTGCTGGATCACTACGTGCAGGTGCAGGGCGCAGCCGTGGCGCAGATGCTGCGCAAGAGCGTCGAGACGCGCGACTGGCTGGGCACCGTGGAGCCGCGCAACGTGCGCGCCGTCATGAAGCGCGTGGTGGAGGACATCACCGCCATCGACGTGCAG GTGGGGCAGCTCTTCGAGGAGGGGGTGAGGCGGGCACAGAGCAGCGATTCCAGTCGGCGCGCCTTCTCCGTCTACAGCAGCTCGCGGGCACCCGGCCGCTATGCCCCCAGCTACACCCCCAG TGCCCCCATGGACACCCACCTGCTCAGCAACATCCAGAAGCTTTTCTCTGAGCGCATTGACATCTTCAGCCCTGTTGAGTTCAACAAG gtgtcggtGCTGACGGGGATCATCAAGATCAGCCTGAAGACGCTGCTGGAGTGCGTGCGGCTGCGCACGCTGGGGCGCTTTGGGCTGCAGCAGGTGCAGGTGGACGGGCACTACCTGCAACTCTACCTGTGGCGCTTCGCCTCCGACGAGCGCGtggtgcaggggctgctggacGAGGTGGCCGCCAGCGCCGCCCACCGCTGCCTCGACCCCGTCCCCATGGAGCACAGCGTGGTGGAGCTCATCTGCGAGCGCGGGTAG
- the VPS51 gene encoding vacuolar protein sorting-associated protein 51 homolog isoform X1, with the protein MAAATAGSGAGSGAAGSPEATGGSTGGGGWRRPHGPLQRYYGPSTAEAAEAPPDPTDINGPHFDPEVFMTKVRSECPLGQLLAREAALSREIRALDSDMQTLLYENYNKFISATDTIRKMKVDFRHMEAEMDDLAANMAAISASSARVSAALQDRHRRGAQLAGVQALLRKLQALVEVPGRLRRWAGTEPARALRCHARARAVLRHYRHLPSFRAIEDESHAIMAELAQRLRTRLREETLDPKELTECVEMLLQLEEPAEELSEEFLSQAGARLEAELAALEAELPAADLSGTATTPLPPASDILDFVDRGSSAFVGTLCQLAGSYRALFGGDTGRLEPFAAALATRYFALLERRLSLERGLGDTSLLVRALDRFHRRLRALLELLPEGADAAAALVARAARERVDRYLRALQTFFLGCLGDVRQALAAPRPPGKEGPGLPDLLATLAASVLGQLKAVLAYVQLFTARDVAFASLPYFKGEFCVTAVREGLVVAFVRWLCRTARGFADGPAERGAPAAPPALLLLLARLCLDYENSTISYILTLTDEQFPPQDSGPAVTPGPALCAEARAAAQRLLDHYVQVQGAAVAQMLRKSVETRDWLGTVEPRNVRAVMKRVVEDITAIDVQVGQLFEEGVRRAQSSDSSRRAFSVYSSSRAPGRYAPSYTPSAPMDTHLLSNIQKLFSERIDIFSPVEFNKVSVLTGIIKISLKTLLECVRLRTLGRFGLQQVQVDGHYLQLYLWRFASDERVVQGLLDEVAASAAHRCLDPVPMEHSVVELICERG; encoded by the exons ATGGCGGCGGCGAcagcggggagcggggccgggagcggggccgcgggcAGCCCCGAGGCCACCGGCGGCAGCACCGGGGGCGGCGGGTGGCGGCGTCCCCACGGGCCGCTCCAGCGCTACTATGGCCCGTCCACTGCCGAGGCGGCCGAGGCGCCCCCGGACCCCACCGACATCAACGGGCCCCACTTCGACCCGGAGGTGTTCATGACCAAG GTGCGCAGTGAGTGtcccctggggcagctcctggcccgCGAGGCCGCACTGAGCCGGGAGATCCGCGCCCTGGACAGCGACATGCAGACCCTGCTGTATGAGAACTACAACAAGTTCATCTCCGCCACTG ACACCATCCGGAAGATGAAGGTGGATTTCCGGCACATGGAGGCAGAGATGGACGACCTGGCGGCCAACATGGCGGCCATCAGCGCCTCGAGCGCCCGCGTCAGCGCCGCGCTGCAGGACCGGCACCGCCGCGGCGCCCAGCTGGCCG GGGTGCAGGCGCTGCTGCGGAAGCTGCAGGCGCTGGTGGAGGTGCCGGGGCGGCTGCGGCGCTGGGCGGGCACGGAGCCGGCGCGGGCCCTGCGCTGCCACGCCCGTGCCCGCGCCGTGCTGCGCCACTACCGGCACCTGCCCTCCTTCCGCGCCATCGAGGACGAGAGCCACGCCATCATGGCCGAGCTGGCCCAGCGCCTGCGCACACGCCTCCG GGAGGAGACGCTGGACCCCAAGGAACTCACCGAGTGCGtggagatgctgctgcagctggaggagccGGCCGAGGAGCTGAGCGAGGAGTTCCTGAGCCAGGCGGGCGCGCGCCTCGAGGCCGAGCTGGCGGCGCTGGAGGCCGAGCTGCCCGCGGCCGACCTCTCGGGCACGGCCACCACGCCGCTGCCGCCCGCCTCCGACATCCTGGACTTCGTGGACCGCGGCAGCTCAGCCTTCGTGGGCACGCTGTGCCAGCTGGCCGGCTCGTACCGCGCGCTCTTCGGCGGGGACACGGGGCGCCTGGAGCCCTTCGCCGCCGCGCTGGCCACCCGCTACTTCGCGCTGCTGGAGCGGCGGCTGTCGCTGGAGCGCGGCCTGGGCGACACCTCCCTGCTGGTGCGGGCGCTCGACCGCTTCCACCGCCGGCTGCGcgcgctgctggagctgctgcccgaGGGCGCAGACGCCGCCGCCGCGCTGGTGGCCCGGGCCGCCCGCGAGCGCGTTGACCGCTACCTGCGTGCCTTGCAGACCTTCTTCCTGGGCTGCCTGGGTGACGTGCGCCAGGCGCTGGCTGCCCCTCGGCCCCCTGGCAAGGAGGGGCCCGGCCTGCCCgacctgctggccacgctgGCTGCCTCCGTGCTGGGCCAGCTCAAGGCCGTGCTGGCCTACGTGCAGCTCTTCACCGCCAGGGACGTCGCCTTCGCCAGCCTGCCCTACTTCAAG GGAGAGTTCTGTGTGACAGCAGTGCGTGAGGGACTGGTGGTGGCCTTTGTGCGCTGGCTGTGCCGCACCGCCCGTGGCTTCGCTGATGGCCCGGCTGAGAGGGGAGCTCCCGCTGCCCCcccggccctgctgctgctcctcgcCCGTCTCTGCCTGGACTACGAGAACTCCACCATCAGCTACATCCTCACCCTCACTGATGAGCAGTTCCCGCCCCAG GACTCGGGGCCGGCGGTGACGCCGGGGCCGGCGCTGTGTGCGGAGGCGCGGGCGGCGGCGCAGCGGCTGCTGGATCACTACGTGCAGGTGCAGGGCGCAGCCGTGGCGCAGATGCTGCGCAAGAGCGTCGAGACGCGCGACTGGCTGGGCACCGTGGAGCCGCGCAACGTGCGCGCCGTCATGAAGCGCGTGGTGGAGGACATCACCGCCATCGACGTGCAG GTGGGGCAGCTCTTCGAGGAGGGGGTGAGGCGGGCACAGAGCAGCGATTCCAGTCGGCGCGCCTTCTCCGTCTACAGCAGCTCGCGGGCACCCGGCCGCTATGCCCCCAGCTACACCCCCAG TGCCCCCATGGACACCCACCTGCTCAGCAACATCCAGAAGCTTTTCTCTGAGCGCATTGACATCTTCAGCCCTGTTGAGTTCAACAAG gtgtcggtGCTGACGGGGATCATCAAGATCAGCCTGAAGACGCTGCTGGAGTGCGTGCGGCTGCGCACGCTGGGGCGCTTTGGGCTGCAGCAGGTGCAGGTGGACGGGCACTACCTGCAACTCTACCTGTGGCGCTTCGCCTCCGACGAGCGCGtggtgcaggggctgctggacGAGGTGGCCGCCAGCGCCGCCCACCGCTGCCTCGACCCCGTCCCCATGGAGCACAGCGTGGTGGAGCTCATCTGCGAGCGCGGGTAG